A portion of the Pelodiscus sinensis isolate JC-2024 chromosome 20, ASM4963464v1, whole genome shotgun sequence genome contains these proteins:
- the JPT1 gene encoding jupiter microtubule associated homolog 1 isoform X2, whose translation MVLRPPGGGSNFNLGFDLPKEQPVRRNRMASNIFGPPEETPLSKAESTGIMPRGVREDSEPQRRNSSDANCGDFIDPKGGETGDTLENIEADVEAAPGQSDEKTLPAAPVPSPVAPVPAPSRRNPPGGKSSLVLG comes from the exons AT GGTACTGCGCCCTCCAGGCGGAGGTTCCAATTTCAACTTGGGCTTTGATTTGCCGAAAGAGCAGCCAGTGCGAAGGAACAGAATGGCATCCAACATCTTTGGTCCTCCTGAAGAGACTCCACTTTCTAAGGCTGAATCAACAG GGATCATGCCCAGAGGTGTGAGAGAAGATTCTGAACCACAAAGGAGAAACTCTTCTGATGCAAACTGTGGGGACTTCATAGATCCAAAG GGCGGGGAAACTGGTGACACTCTTG AAAACATTGAGGCTGATGTAgaagctgctccaggccagagTGACGAAAAAACCCTGCCAGCTGCACCTGTTCCTAGCCCAGTAGCACCAGTACCTGCACCATCCAGGAGAAATCCACCTGGTGGAAAGTCCAGCTTAGTCCTTGGTTAA
- the JPT1 gene encoding jupiter microtubule associated homolog 1 isoform X1, whose translation MTTTTTFKGVDPNGRSSSRVLRPPGGGSNFNLGFDLPKEQPVRRNRMASNIFGPPEETPLSKAESTGIMPRGVREDSEPQRRNSSDANCGDFIDPKGGETGDTLENIEADVEAAPGQSDEKTLPAAPVPSPVAPVPAPSRRNPPGGKSSLVLG comes from the exons ATGACCACCACGACCACCTTCAAGGGCGTGGACCCCAACGGAAGGAGCAGCTCCAG GGTACTGCGCCCTCCAGGCGGAGGTTCCAATTTCAACTTGGGCTTTGATTTGCCGAAAGAGCAGCCAGTGCGAAGGAACAGAATGGCATCCAACATCTTTGGTCCTCCTGAAGAGACTCCACTTTCTAAGGCTGAATCAACAG GGATCATGCCCAGAGGTGTGAGAGAAGATTCTGAACCACAAAGGAGAAACTCTTCTGATGCAAACTGTGGGGACTTCATAGATCCAAAG GGCGGGGAAACTGGTGACACTCTTG AAAACATTGAGGCTGATGTAgaagctgctccaggccagagTGACGAAAAAACCCTGCCAGCTGCACCTGTTCCTAGCCCAGTAGCACCAGTACCTGCACCATCCAGGAGAAATCCACCTGGTGGAAAGTCCAGCTTAGTCCTTGGTTAA